One genomic window of Geodermatophilus sp. DSM 44513 includes the following:
- the purD gene encoding phosphoribosylamine--glycine ligase, whose product MRVLVVGSGAREHALCVALSSDPAVTALACAPGNAGTARIAQAAAVDAADPAAVAALATSWAADLVVVGPEVPLVAGAADAVRDAGIGCFGPSAQAAQLESSKSFAKHVMSTAGVPTAGYWAVGGAAELETALDEAGPPYVVKDDGLAAGKGVVVTTDRDAAVAHGHRVLDAGGAVLVEEFLDGPEVSLFAVTDGTTVLPLLPAQDAKRRDDGDAGPNTGGMGAYAPLPWAPAGLVEEARATVLQPTVDEMARRGEPFSGLLYAGLALTSRGLRVVEFNARFGDPETQVVLPLLETPLAGLLQAAATGTLAGHPPLRWLDGAAVTVVVAAPGYPERPRTGDPVTGADGEGVLHAGTTVDAEGTVRSAGGRVLAVTAVGADLAAARQSAYERVAAVRLAGAHWRTDIALAAVEGRITV is encoded by the coding sequence GTGCGCGTGCTCGTCGTCGGCTCCGGTGCCCGGGAGCACGCCCTGTGCGTCGCTCTTTCCTCCGACCCCGCGGTCACCGCGCTGGCCTGCGCCCCGGGCAACGCCGGCACCGCCCGGATCGCGCAGGCCGCGGCGGTCGACGCCGCCGACCCGGCCGCGGTCGCCGCGCTGGCCACCTCCTGGGCGGCCGACCTGGTCGTCGTCGGTCCGGAGGTGCCGCTGGTCGCCGGCGCTGCCGACGCCGTGCGCGACGCCGGGATCGGCTGCTTCGGGCCGTCGGCGCAGGCCGCGCAGCTGGAGTCCTCGAAGTCCTTCGCCAAGCACGTCATGAGCACTGCCGGGGTGCCCACCGCCGGCTACTGGGCCGTCGGTGGGGCGGCGGAGCTGGAGACGGCACTGGACGAGGCGGGACCGCCGTACGTGGTGAAGGACGACGGCCTGGCCGCCGGCAAGGGCGTCGTCGTCACGACCGACCGGGACGCCGCCGTCGCGCACGGGCACCGCGTGCTGGACGCCGGCGGCGCGGTGCTGGTCGAGGAGTTCCTCGACGGCCCGGAGGTGTCGCTGTTCGCCGTCACCGACGGGACGACGGTGCTGCCGCTGCTGCCCGCCCAGGACGCCAAGCGCCGCGACGACGGCGACGCCGGCCCCAACACCGGCGGGATGGGCGCCTACGCCCCGCTGCCGTGGGCGCCCGCCGGCCTCGTCGAGGAGGCGCGGGCCACGGTGCTGCAGCCGACCGTCGACGAGATGGCCCGCCGGGGCGAGCCCTTCTCCGGCCTGCTCTACGCGGGCCTGGCGCTGACCTCGCGCGGGTTGCGGGTGGTGGAGTTCAACGCCCGCTTCGGCGACCCCGAGACCCAGGTGGTGCTGCCGCTGCTGGAGACGCCGCTGGCCGGGCTGCTGCAGGCCGCGGCCACCGGCACGCTGGCCGGGCACCCGCCGCTGCGCTGGCTCGACGGGGCGGCGGTCACCGTCGTGGTCGCCGCGCCGGGCTATCCGGAGCGGCCGCGCACCGGCGACCCGGTCACCGGTGCCGACGGCGAGGGCGTGCTGCACGCGGGCACCACGGTGGACGCCGAGGGCACCGTCCGCTCCGCCGGCGGGCGCGTGCTCGCGGTCACCGCCGTCGGCGCGGACCTCGCCGCCGCCCGGCAGTCGGCCTACGAGCGGGTGGCCGCCGTCCGGCTGGCCGGCGCGCACTGGCGCACCGACATCGCGCTGGCCGCGGTCGAGGGGCGGATCACGGTCTGA
- a CDS encoding glycerophosphodiester phosphodiesterase family protein: protein MGPARPVVVGHRGATAYRPEHTAASFELAIDLGADLVEPDVVVSRDGALVVRHENELSHSTDVAGRPEFADRRTTRVVDGRERTGWFTEDFTLAELRTLRAVERMPALRPLNTTYDDREGILTLADVVAIARRRSTADRQVRVLAELKKPSWFDHEAGVPMAELVAAELRRLGSAGPDGTVVVQSFDAAALRQLRADLGSRGPTMLQLVDDAGEDDHLVTPAGLREVSTYAQGIAPSRHRILLRDDEQTMTGVSGLISQAHRAGLLVVPWTLRPENAFLPRHLRRGTAPSGSGDMRTEARLLLALGVDGLITDAPEIAVAARAELYSSRSRPAASRSGAV, encoded by the coding sequence ATGGGCCCCGCCCGTCCCGTGGTCGTGGGACACCGGGGGGCCACGGCCTACCGACCCGAGCACACCGCGGCCAGCTTCGAGCTGGCCATCGACCTCGGCGCCGACCTCGTCGAGCCCGACGTCGTGGTCAGCCGCGACGGGGCACTGGTCGTCCGGCACGAGAACGAGCTCTCGCACTCCACCGACGTCGCCGGGCGCCCGGAGTTCGCCGACCGGCGCACCACCCGGGTCGTCGACGGCCGCGAGCGCACCGGCTGGTTCACCGAGGACTTCACGCTGGCCGAGCTGCGCACCCTGCGCGCCGTCGAGCGGATGCCGGCCCTGCGCCCGCTGAACACCACCTACGACGACCGGGAGGGCATCCTCACCCTCGCCGACGTGGTCGCGATCGCCCGGCGCCGCTCCACCGCCGACCGGCAGGTCCGCGTGCTGGCCGAGCTCAAGAAGCCCAGCTGGTTCGACCACGAGGCCGGCGTGCCGATGGCCGAGCTGGTCGCCGCGGAGCTGCGCCGGCTGGGCTCGGCCGGCCCCGACGGCACCGTCGTCGTGCAGTCCTTCGACGCCGCCGCGCTGCGCCAGCTGCGGGCCGACCTCGGCTCCCGCGGGCCGACGATGCTGCAGCTGGTGGACGACGCCGGCGAGGACGACCACCTGGTGACCCCAGCCGGGCTGCGGGAGGTCAGCACCTACGCGCAGGGCATCGCCCCGAGCCGCCACCGGATCCTGCTGCGCGACGACGAGCAGACCATGACCGGCGTCTCCGGCCTCATCTCGCAGGCCCACCGCGCCGGGCTGCTGGTCGTCCCGTGGACGCTGCGACCGGAGAACGCCTTCCTGCCCCGGCACCTGCGCCGCGGCACGGCCCCCAGCGGCAGCGGCGACATGCGGACCGAGGCCCGGCTGCTGCTGGCGCTCGGCGTCGACGGGCTGATCACCGACGCCCCGGAGATCGCCGTGGCGGCACGGGCGGAGCTCTACAGCTCCCGCTCGAGGCCGGCGGCGTCGCGGTCGGGAGCCGTGTAG
- a CDS encoding adenylosuccinate synthase: MPAIVLIGAQWGDEGKGKATDLLGGRVPYVVRYQGGNNAGHTVITPDGERYALHLIPSGILTPGCTPVIGNGVVIDPEVLIGELAGLEERGVDTSRLVISADAHLIMPHHRALDRVTERFLGKRKIGTTGRGIGPAYGDKVARVGIRVQDLLDLSILRQKLEGTLQEKNQVLVKVYNRKAIDVDEVVAEYAGYAEQLRHRIADTRLLLADALDAGEWVLLEGSQGTLLDVDHGTYPFVTSSSPTAGGAAAGSGIGPTRIDRVVGILKAYTTRVGSGPFPTELHDQWGQYLRTQGGEVGVTTGRDRRCGWFDAVVARYASRVNGITDYFLTKLDVLSGLETVPICVAYDVDGVRHEEMPMTQTDFHHAAPVYEELPGWSEDIRGCRSFAELPVNAQAYVRRLEELSGARVSVIGVGPGREENVVLHDLIG, encoded by the coding sequence ATGCCGGCGATCGTGCTGATCGGCGCCCAGTGGGGCGACGAGGGCAAGGGCAAGGCCACCGACCTGCTCGGGGGGCGGGTGCCGTACGTCGTCCGCTACCAGGGCGGCAACAACGCCGGGCACACGGTGATCACGCCGGACGGCGAGCGCTACGCGCTGCACCTGATCCCCTCGGGCATCCTGACGCCCGGTTGCACCCCGGTCATCGGCAACGGCGTCGTCATCGACCCGGAGGTCCTCATCGGCGAGCTCGCCGGCCTGGAGGAGCGCGGCGTGGACACCTCGCGGCTGGTGATCTCCGCCGACGCGCACCTGATCATGCCGCACCACCGGGCGCTGGACCGGGTCACCGAGCGGTTCCTCGGCAAGCGCAAGATCGGCACCACCGGCCGCGGCATCGGGCCGGCCTACGGCGACAAGGTCGCCCGGGTCGGCATCCGCGTGCAGGACCTGCTGGACCTGTCCATCCTGCGGCAGAAGCTCGAGGGCACGCTGCAGGAGAAGAACCAGGTCCTGGTCAAGGTCTACAACCGCAAGGCCATCGACGTCGACGAGGTCGTGGCGGAGTACGCCGGCTACGCCGAGCAGCTGCGCCACCGCATCGCCGACACCCGGCTGCTGCTGGCCGACGCCCTGGACGCCGGCGAGTGGGTGCTGCTGGAGGGCTCGCAGGGCACCCTGCTCGACGTCGACCACGGGACGTACCCCTTCGTCACGTCGTCCAGCCCCACCGCGGGTGGCGCGGCGGCCGGCTCGGGCATCGGCCCCACCCGCATCGACCGGGTGGTCGGCATCCTCAAGGCCTACACCACCCGGGTGGGCTCCGGGCCGTTCCCGACGGAGCTGCACGACCAGTGGGGGCAGTACCTCCGCACCCAGGGCGGCGAGGTCGGTGTGACCACCGGCCGGGACCGCCGCTGCGGCTGGTTCGACGCCGTCGTGGCCCGCTACGCCAGCCGGGTCAACGGGATCACCGACTACTTCCTCACCAAGCTCGACGTGCTGTCCGGGCTGGAGACGGTGCCCATCTGCGTGGCCTACGACGTGGACGGCGTCCGGCACGAGGAGATGCCGATGACGCAGACGGACTTCCACCACGCCGCACCCGTGTACGAGGAGCTGCCCGGCTGGTCCGAGGACATCCGGGGCTGCCGCTCCTTCGCCGAGCTGCCGGTGAACGCGCAGGCCTACGTGCGCCGGCTGGAGGAGCTGTCCGGCGCACGGGTCAGCGTCATCGGCGTGGGTCCGGGCCGCGAGGAGAACGTCGTCCTGCACGACCTCATCGGCTGA
- a CDS encoding DUF3151 domain-containing protein, with the protein MGHPHHNLLGEPPATLLPGAPEAEAALAAGTPAAEVAAASPTVSAAWAALAEEAIGDGRTIEAYAYARTGYHRGLDALRRNGWKGHGPVPWSHEPNRGFLRCVTVLARAAEAIGETDEQERCTQLLRDCDPSLAP; encoded by the coding sequence ATGGGGCACCCGCACCACAACCTGCTCGGCGAGCCCCCGGCGACCCTGCTGCCGGGCGCCCCGGAGGCCGAGGCTGCTCTCGCCGCGGGCACCCCGGCGGCCGAGGTCGCCGCGGCCTCCCCGACGGTCAGCGCGGCCTGGGCGGCGCTCGCCGAGGAGGCGATCGGGGACGGCCGCACCATCGAGGCCTACGCCTACGCCCGCACCGGCTACCACCGCGGGCTGGACGCGCTGCGCCGCAACGGCTGGAAGGGCCACGGCCCGGTGCCGTGGTCGCACGAGCCCAACCGCGGCTTCCTGCGCTGCGTGACGGTGCTGGCCCGCGCGGCCGAGGCGATCGGCGAGACCGACGAGCAGGAGCGCTGCACCCAGCTGCTGCGCGACTGCGACCCCTCGCTCGCGCCGTAG
- the fbaA gene encoding class II fructose-bisphosphate aldolase — protein sequence MPIATPEVYADMIDRAKEGGFAYPAINCTSSESVNAALRGFADAGSDGIIQFSTGGAEFASGTRVKDMVTGAVALAEFAHVVAERYPVNVALHTDHCPKEKLDSYVRPLVALSKDRVDAGQAPLFQSHMWDGSAVELTENLDIAEELMERCAAAKIVLELEIGIVGGEEDGVVAEINEKLYTADGDFLRTAQQLGLGERGVYLLAATFGNVHGVYKPGNVKLRPDVLERGQAIVAKEFNLGDGAKPFNLVFHGGSGSAQEEIREALSYGVVKMNVDTDTQYAFTRPIAGHVFSNYDGVLKVDGEVGNKKAYDPRTYMKLAETNMAARVVQACEDLLSAGQSVGS from the coding sequence ATGCCCATCGCGACCCCCGAGGTCTACGCCGACATGATCGACCGGGCGAAGGAGGGCGGTTTCGCCTACCCGGCGATCAACTGCACCTCCTCGGAGTCGGTCAACGCCGCGCTGCGCGGGTTCGCCGACGCCGGCAGCGACGGCATCATCCAGTTCTCCACCGGCGGCGCGGAGTTCGCCTCCGGCACCAGGGTCAAGGACATGGTCACCGGCGCGGTCGCGCTGGCGGAGTTCGCGCACGTCGTCGCCGAGCGGTACCCGGTCAACGTGGCGCTGCACACCGACCACTGCCCCAAGGAGAAGCTGGACTCCTACGTGCGCCCGCTGGTCGCGCTGTCCAAGGACCGGGTGGACGCCGGCCAGGCGCCGCTGTTCCAGTCGCACATGTGGGACGGCTCGGCCGTCGAGCTCACCGAGAACCTCGACATCGCCGAGGAGCTCATGGAGCGGTGCGCGGCGGCGAAGATCGTCCTGGAGCTGGAGATCGGCATCGTCGGCGGTGAGGAGGACGGCGTCGTCGCCGAGATCAACGAGAAGCTCTACACCGCCGACGGCGACTTCCTGCGCACCGCCCAGCAGCTCGGCCTCGGCGAGCGCGGGGTCTACCTGCTGGCGGCCACCTTCGGCAACGTGCACGGCGTCTACAAGCCCGGCAACGTCAAGCTGCGGCCCGACGTGCTCGAGCGCGGGCAGGCCATCGTGGCCAAGGAGTTCAACCTCGGGGACGGCGCCAAGCCGTTCAACCTGGTCTTCCACGGCGGCTCGGGGTCCGCGCAGGAGGAGATCCGCGAGGCGCTGTCCTACGGCGTCGTGAAGATGAACGTGGACACCGACACCCAGTACGCCTTCACCCGGCCGATCGCCGGGCACGTGTTCAGCAACTACGACGGCGTGCTCAAGGTCGACGGCGAGGTGGGCAACAAGAAGGCCTACGACCCGCGCACCTACATGAAGCTCGCCGAGACGAACATGGCCGCGCGCGTGGTCCAGGCGTGCGAGGACCTGCTGTCCGCCGGCCAGTCGGTGGGTTCCTGA
- a CDS encoding FAD-dependent oxidoreductase → MSAERLLVVGGDAAGMSAASTARRLRPADDLAITVLEQGPEVSFSACGIPYWVGDLVEDRDQLVARTPRDFTARDVDVRTGTRAEELDLDAGTVRTSTGETLGFDRLVVATGGRPMRPDVPGLDAPGVHGVHRLADGADIRAAIAAGARHAVVLGGGYIGLEMAEVLRTRGLEVTVVLADSLPMPQLDADMGERVCKAMGDLGIDVQPDQPVCAVETGADGAARAVTTDAGSYPCDLVVVGLGLGPEVELARAAGLRIGETGAIEVDRSQRSRSHGHVLAAGDCSETFHRLTGQAVHVALGTHANRQGRVAGSVVGGRAARFAGVLGTSITKVGDLEIGRTGLCTGQAEAAGHDVRAETVEETTRAGYYPGAGPIAVKLVVDGGSGQLLGGQVVGGPGAGKRVDVLATAIWAGWTADELADCDLSYAPPFSPVFDPVLVAARVAGRAAGG, encoded by the coding sequence GTGAGCGCTGAGCGGCTGCTGGTCGTCGGCGGGGACGCCGCCGGCATGTCCGCGGCCAGCACGGCGCGCCGGCTGCGCCCGGCCGACGACCTGGCGATCACCGTCCTGGAGCAGGGCCCCGAGGTCTCCTTCTCCGCCTGCGGGATCCCGTACTGGGTGGGCGACCTCGTCGAGGACCGCGACCAGCTGGTCGCCCGCACCCCGCGCGACTTCACCGCCCGGGACGTCGACGTGCGCACCGGCACCCGCGCCGAGGAGCTCGACCTCGACGCGGGCACCGTGCGCACCAGCACCGGCGAGACGCTCGGCTTCGACCGGCTGGTGGTCGCCACCGGCGGGCGGCCGATGCGCCCGGACGTCCCCGGCCTGGACGCCCCCGGCGTGCACGGCGTGCATCGGCTGGCCGACGGCGCCGACATCCGCGCGGCGATCGCCGCCGGCGCCCGCCACGCGGTGGTCCTCGGCGGCGGGTACATCGGCCTGGAGATGGCCGAGGTGCTGCGGACCCGCGGTCTGGAGGTGACCGTGGTGCTGGCCGACTCCCTGCCCATGCCCCAGCTGGACGCCGACATGGGCGAGCGGGTGTGCAAGGCGATGGGCGACCTGGGCATCGACGTGCAGCCCGACCAGCCGGTGTGCGCCGTGGAGACCGGCGCGGACGGCGCGGCGCGGGCGGTGACCACCGACGCCGGCAGCTACCCCTGCGACCTGGTCGTCGTCGGGCTCGGCCTGGGCCCCGAGGTCGAGCTGGCCCGGGCGGCCGGCCTGCGGATCGGGGAGACCGGGGCCATCGAGGTCGACCGCAGCCAGCGCAGCCGCTCGCACGGCCACGTCCTCGCGGCCGGTGACTGCAGCGAGACGTTCCACCGGCTGACCGGCCAGGCGGTGCACGTCGCGCTCGGCACGCACGCCAACCGCCAGGGCCGGGTGGCCGGTTCGGTCGTCGGCGGCCGGGCGGCCCGTTTCGCCGGCGTCCTGGGCACCTCGATCACCAAGGTGGGCGACCTGGAGATCGGGCGGACCGGGCTGTGCACCGGGCAGGCCGAGGCCGCCGGCCACGACGTCCGCGCCGAGACCGTGGAGGAGACGACGCGGGCCGGCTACTACCCCGGCGCCGGGCCGATCGCGGTCAAGCTGGTGGTGGACGGCGGGTCCGGTCAGCTGCTCGGGGGTCAGGTCGTCGGCGGGCCAGGAGCCGGCAAGCGGGTCGACGTCCTGGCCACCGCGATCTGGGCCGGGTGGACCGCCGACGAGCTCGCCGACTGCGACCTGTCCTACGCCCCGCCGTTCTCGCCGGTGTTCGACCCGGTGCTGGTCGCCGCGCGGGTGGCCGGCCGGGCGGCCGGGGGGTGA
- the pyrE gene encoding orotate phosphoribosyltransferase, which produces MLELVVELAVVHGRVTLSSGQEADWYVDLRRLTLHHEGAPLVGRVMRQLTGDLRYDVVGGLTLGADPVAAAMLHAAAAGEGFLDACVVRKTDKAHGLQRRIEGPDVAGRAVLVVEDVSTTGASPLAAAEALREAGAEPVAVAVVVDRGGRAAVEAAGLEYRAAFTLADLGLR; this is translated from the coding sequence CTGCTCGAGCTCGTCGTCGAGCTCGCCGTCGTGCACGGGCGGGTGACGCTGTCCTCGGGGCAGGAGGCGGACTGGTACGTCGACCTGCGCCGGCTCACGCTGCACCACGAGGGCGCCCCGCTGGTCGGGCGGGTGATGCGCCAGCTCACCGGCGACCTGCGCTACGACGTCGTCGGCGGGCTCACCCTGGGCGCGGACCCGGTGGCCGCGGCGATGCTGCACGCCGCCGCCGCGGGGGAGGGCTTCCTGGACGCCTGCGTCGTCCGCAAGACCGACAAGGCGCACGGCCTGCAGCGGCGGATCGAGGGCCCGGACGTCGCCGGGCGCGCGGTGCTCGTGGTGGAGGACGTCTCCACCACCGGCGCCAGCCCGCTGGCCGCCGCGGAGGCACTGCGCGAGGCCGGCGCGGAGCCGGTCGCCGTCGCGGTGGTCGTGGACCGCGGGGGGCGGGCCGCGGTCGAGGCGGCGGGCCTGGAGTACCGGGCCGCGTTCACCCTCGCCGACCTCGGCCTGCGCTGA
- a CDS encoding fasciclin domain-containing protein, whose product MTRTAIHRAPLAAAAVLALSLPGCGSDVPATAGSTPATAASAEAAPPAPTGPFGDGCPALPAEGPGSAAALAGAPAATAMATVPELGATTGAVRAAALSASLDATADLTVLAPVDAAFAAVPRAALDPLLADTPRLTALVTHHVIARRLTPGELAGTHTTLAGGQVTVDGAGDTYTIGADQTLLGAADATVVCGNVATLNATVYLLDQVLTPPAG is encoded by the coding sequence GTGACGCGCACCGCGATCCACCGCGCCCCGCTCGCCGCCGCCGCCGTGCTGGCGCTGTCGCTGCCCGGGTGCGGCTCCGACGTCCCGGCGACGGCGGGCAGCACCCCGGCGACGGCCGCCTCCGCCGAGGCCGCCCCGCCGGCGCCGACCGGCCCGTTCGGGGATGGCTGCCCCGCGCTGCCCGCGGAGGGGCCGGGCAGCGCGGCCGCCCTCGCCGGCGCCCCGGCGGCCACGGCCATGGCGACCGTCCCCGAGCTGGGCGCCACCACGGGGGCCGTGCGCGCGGCCGCGCTGTCCGCGTCCCTCGACGCCACCGCGGACCTCACCGTGCTGGCGCCGGTCGACGCGGCCTTCGCCGCCGTCCCGCGCGCCGCGCTGGACCCGCTGCTGGCCGACACCCCACGGCTGACCGCCCTGGTCACCCACCACGTCATCGCCCGGCGACTCACCCCCGGCGAGCTGGCCGGCACGCACACCACCCTCGCCGGCGGGCAGGTGACCGTCGACGGCGCGGGCGACACCTACACGATCGGTGCCGACCAGACGCTGCTCGGCGCTGCCGACGCGACGGTGGTCTGCGGCAACGTCGCCACGCTCAACGCCACCGTCTACCTCCTCGACCAGGTGCTCACCCCGCCGGCCGGCTGA
- a CDS encoding fasciclin domain-containing protein: protein MKSTRLTRTALLTAASALALTMTACGAEEAASDAAGSAGSAASSAAGGGSSSSAPSSSAMPVSEEPFGEGCSAVPADGEGSFQGMTDDPVATAASNNPALSTLVQAVTAANLGDTLNTTDDITVIAPANPAFEALPAGTLETVLADNAQLTAILTHHVLQGRLSPDQLAGEQTDINGDPVTITGSGEMFTIEGTVTGTPASVICGNVQTANATVYIVDQVLAPPAA, encoded by the coding sequence GTGAAGAGCACCCGCCTGACCCGCACCGCCCTGCTCACCGCCGCCTCGGCCCTGGCCCTGACCATGACCGCCTGTGGCGCCGAGGAGGCCGCGTCCGACGCCGCCGGCAGCGCGGGCAGCGCCGCCAGCAGCGCCGCCGGTGGCGGGTCCAGCTCGTCGGCGCCCTCCAGCAGCGCGATGCCCGTGTCCGAGGAGCCCTTCGGCGAGGGCTGCTCGGCCGTCCCCGCCGACGGTGAGGGCAGCTTCCAGGGCATGACCGACGACCCGGTCGCCACCGCGGCCAGCAACAACCCGGCCCTGTCCACCCTGGTGCAGGCCGTGACCGCCGCCAACCTGGGCGACACGCTGAACACCACCGACGACATCACCGTGATCGCCCCGGCGAACCCGGCGTTCGAGGCCCTCCCGGCGGGGACCCTGGAGACCGTGCTGGCCGACAACGCCCAGCTGACCGCGATCCTCACCCACCACGTGCTGCAGGGCCGGCTCTCCCCGGACCAGCTGGCCGGCGAGCAGACCGACATCAACGGCGACCCGGTGACCATCACCGGCTCCGGCGAGATGTTCACCATCGAGGGCACCGTCACCGGCACGCCGGCCTCGGTCATCTGCGGCAACGTGCAGACGGCCAACGCCACCGTCTACATCGTCGACCAGGTCCTGGCCCCCCCGGCCGCCTGA
- a CDS encoding molybdopterin-dependent oxidoreductase, giving the protein MTTTEQAPAPATGPDELPPRGRRPLAAAAGLLSAGVALGVGELVAGLIGPQASPVVAVGDTVITLTPEPVKAFAIATFGEDDKTALVVGTLVLIAGYALVLGVLALRRRPVGVAGIALFGVVGAAAAVTGPAGGPLDALPALVGALAGIAALLALLAPLSVPTGAAPARPVDAAHDGGRAPLERLRDALGAGDRKGAGLDRRRFFLAGGAAVGTAVVAGGAGRLLLRRFDVGGARADLVLPRPASPAAALPAGADLAGTVDGLTPLFTSTRDFYRVDTAITVPQIRPADYRLTLTGMFDSPRSYTLDELLGRDDVIERDVTLTCVSNEVGGQLAGTARWLGVPLGAVLRENGIQPGSDQLVCRSSDGMTIGAPTRSALEVEDAMIAFGMNGEPLPVQHGFPVRMLIPGLYGYVSACKWMVGIEASTYAASAAYWTQRDWAAQAPIKVASRIDTPAPLRAFPAGRRPIAGVAWAQTRGISAVEVRVDDGEWLPAQLSPQVDADLWRQWVLPYDFAPGPHQLTVRATGADGELQTEQRATPFPDGASGLHSIRVSVT; this is encoded by the coding sequence GTGACCACGACCGAGCAGGCCCCGGCCCCGGCGACCGGGCCGGACGAGCTCCCCCCGCGGGGGCGCCGTCCGCTGGCCGCCGCGGCCGGGCTGCTCTCCGCCGGCGTCGCCCTGGGCGTGGGCGAGCTGGTCGCCGGGCTGATCGGCCCCCAGGCATCCCCGGTCGTGGCGGTGGGCGACACGGTCATCACCCTCACCCCCGAGCCGGTCAAGGCGTTCGCGATCGCCACCTTCGGCGAGGACGACAAGACGGCCCTCGTCGTCGGCACGCTCGTCCTGATCGCCGGCTACGCCCTGGTCCTCGGCGTCCTGGCGCTGCGCCGTCGCCCGGTCGGGGTCGCCGGCATCGCGCTGTTCGGCGTCGTCGGCGCGGCCGCGGCGGTGACCGGGCCGGCCGGCGGCCCGCTCGACGCGCTGCCCGCCCTGGTCGGCGCCCTCGCCGGGATCGCCGCCCTGCTGGCCCTGCTGGCCCCGCTCTCCGTGCCGACCGGCGCCGCACCCGCCCGTCCCGTCGACGCCGCGCACGACGGCGGCCGGGCCCCGCTCGAGCGGCTGCGCGACGCGCTCGGCGCCGGGGACCGCAAGGGCGCCGGCCTGGACCGCCGCCGCTTCTTCCTCGCCGGCGGGGCGGCCGTGGGCACCGCGGTCGTCGCCGGTGGCGCGGGCCGGCTGCTGCTGCGCCGCTTCGACGTCGGCGGCGCCCGGGCCGACCTGGTCCTCCCGCGCCCGGCGTCACCGGCCGCGGCCCTGCCCGCCGGTGCGGACCTCGCCGGGACCGTCGACGGCCTGACGCCGCTGTTCACGTCCACCCGCGACTTCTACCGCGTGGACACCGCGATCACCGTGCCGCAGATCCGCCCGGCGGACTACCGGCTGACGCTGACCGGGATGTTCGACTCCCCGCGCAGCTACACCCTCGACGAGCTGCTCGGCCGCGACGACGTCATCGAGCGCGACGTCACGCTGACCTGCGTCTCCAACGAGGTCGGCGGCCAGCTGGCCGGCACGGCGCGCTGGCTCGGCGTCCCGCTGGGGGCCGTGCTGCGCGAGAACGGCATCCAGCCGGGCTCGGACCAGCTGGTCTGCCGCTCCTCGGACGGGATGACCATCGGCGCCCCGACCCGCTCGGCGCTCGAGGTCGAGGACGCGATGATCGCCTTCGGGATGAACGGCGAGCCGCTCCCGGTGCAGCACGGCTTCCCGGTGCGGATGCTCATCCCCGGCCTGTACGGCTACGTGTCGGCCTGCAAGTGGATGGTCGGCATCGAGGCCTCCACCTACGCCGCCTCCGCCGCCTACTGGACCCAGCGGGACTGGGCCGCCCAGGCGCCGATCAAGGTCGCCTCCCGCATCGACACCCCCGCGCCGCTGCGCGCCTTCCCCGCCGGACGCCGGCCCATCGCCGGGGTGGCCTGGGCGCAGACCCGCGGCATCTCCGCCGTCGAGGTCCGCGTCGACGACGGCGAGTGGCTGCCCGCGCAGCTGTCCCCGCAGGTCGACGCCGACCTGTGGCGCCAGTGGGTGCTGCCGTACGACTTCGCCCCCGGGCCCCACCAGCTGACCGTCCGCGCCACTGGCGCCGACGGCGAGCTGCAGACCGAGCAGCGGGCCACTCCCTTCCCGGACGGCGCCAGCGGCCTGCACTCCATCCGGGTCAGCGTCACCTGA
- a CDS encoding DUF4190 domain-containing protein, giving the protein MTTPPGQPPDPSRPSGWGDGPPAGSSGSGQQYPAQPYPGQPYTGQQPPGGQYPAQPYPAQQYPGGQGQYPQAGGPQGYPQQDPYGQYGQPQKSNGLGIAALVLGILSLPAAFFAGVPGIVLGLLAIVLGVLGLRRVRARRADNRGVAISGLVTGILGLLLGIVVLVATVFLVQTTGDCLQELQQTGDQAAYEQCVQESVGQ; this is encoded by the coding sequence GTGACCACGCCGCCAGGACAGCCACCGGATCCCTCGCGCCCCTCGGGCTGGGGGGACGGGCCGCCCGCCGGCTCCTCCGGCTCCGGGCAGCAGTACCCCGCCCAGCCGTACCCGGGGCAGCCCTACACCGGACAGCAGCCCCCCGGCGGGCAGTACCCCGCGCAGCCGTACCCGGCGCAGCAGTACCCCGGCGGGCAGGGTCAGTACCCCCAGGCGGGGGGTCCGCAGGGCTACCCGCAGCAGGACCCCTACGGGCAGTACGGACAGCCGCAGAAGTCCAACGGCCTCGGGATCGCGGCCCTCGTGCTGGGCATCCTGTCCCTGCCGGCAGCGTTCTTCGCCGGGGTGCCGGGGATCGTCCTCGGCCTGCTCGCCATCGTGCTGGGCGTCCTCGGGCTGCGCCGGGTGAGGGCCCGCCGTGCCGACAACCGGGGCGTGGCGATCAGCGGTCTGGTCACGGGGATCCTCGGTCTGCTGCTCGGGATCGTCGTCCTGGTGGCCACGGTGTTCCTGGTGCAGACCACCGGCGACTGCCTGCAGGAGCTCCAGCAGACCGGTGACCAGGCCGCCTACGAGCAGTGCGTCCAGGAGTCCGTCGGCCAGTGA